A stretch of the bacterium SCSIO 12827 genome encodes the following:
- the hemN gene encoding oxygen-independent coproporphyrinogen III oxidase — MSRHLLETYGGPVPRYTSYPTAPHFRDSIGPADYADGLAGLTPADGPVSVYLHIPYCRELCTYCGCTTKITRRYAPIAAYVDDLRAEIDLVAAALGNPPAVSHVHFGGGTPNILGADDFRAMMDHLHAAFRFGPQTEAAVEIDPRVLTHDMAEAMAAAGVTRVSIGVQDLNERVQRAINREQPFTVVRRAVDLLRAAGIDRINLDLMYGLPLQTVDHVLRTVDRTAELEAQRIALFGYAHVPWMKSHQRLLDDLPRADAQGRFDQAAAAALRLARNGYRRVGLDHFALPDDSLCQALDGGRLRRNFQGYTTDTANVRLGLGASAIGELPGGYFQNAPDTGTYSRRIAAGQLATVKGITIDADDQRRRAVIERLMCDMTVDLDRFGGAASFAAELARLHDMAADGLVRVDGAVVTVPEDARPLMRAVAAVFDAYLPGPGAAPLARHSQAV, encoded by the coding sequence ATGAGCCGGCATTTGCTTGAGACCTATGGCGGTCCCGTGCCGCGCTACACCAGCTATCCGACCGCGCCGCATTTCCGGGACAGCATCGGTCCCGCGGATTATGCGGATGGTCTCGCCGGGCTGACGCCCGCCGACGGCCCCGTGTCGGTCTACCTCCACATCCCCTATTGCCGCGAACTCTGCACCTATTGCGGCTGCACCACCAAGATCACCCGCCGATACGCCCCCATCGCCGCCTATGTCGACGACCTGAGGGCGGAAATCGATCTGGTCGCGGCGGCTTTGGGCAATCCGCCCGCCGTATCGCATGTTCATTTCGGCGGCGGCACACCCAACATCCTGGGCGCCGACGACTTTCGCGCCATGATGGATCATCTGCATGCCGCCTTTCGCTTCGGCCCGCAGACCGAGGCGGCGGTCGAGATCGATCCCCGCGTGCTGACCCATGATATGGCAGAAGCCATGGCGGCGGCCGGCGTGACCCGCGTCAGCATCGGGGTCCAGGATCTGAACGAACGGGTCCAACGGGCGATCAATCGTGAGCAGCCGTTCACGGTCGTGCGCCGCGCCGTTGATCTTCTGCGCGCGGCCGGCATCGACCGCATCAATCTGGATCTCATGTACGGCCTGCCCTTGCAGACCGTCGATCACGTGTTGCGCACCGTGGACCGCACGGCGGAACTGGAAGCCCAGCGCATCGCCCTGTTCGGCTATGCCCATGTGCCCTGGATGAAAAGCCACCAACGCCTGCTGGACGACTTGCCCCGGGCCGATGCGCAAGGACGGTTCGATCAGGCCGCCGCCGCTGCCTTGCGCCTGGCCCGCAATGGCTACCGGCGGGTCGGCCTTGACCATTTCGCACTGCCGGACGACAGCCTGTGCCAAGCCCTCGACGGCGGCCGCTTGCGTCGCAATTTCCAGGGCTACACCACCGATACGGCCAATGTCCGGTTGGGGCTCGGCGCATCGGCCATCGGTGAGCTTCCGGGCGGCTATTTCCAGAACGCGCCGGACACAGGGACCTACAGCCGGCGCATCGCCGCCGGGCAGTTGGCAACGGTGAAAGGCATCACCATCGACGCCGACGACCAGCGCCGCCGGGCGGTCATCGAACGCCTGATGTGCGACATGACGGTTGATCTCGATCGTTTCGGCGGCGCGGCCTCGTTCGCCGCCGAACTGGCGCGCCTGCATGATATGGCGGCGGACGGATTGGTGCGTGTCGACGGGGCGGTGGTCACCGTT